The Bacteroidota bacterium genome includes the window CAAGGTATTCGGGTTCAACTAATGAAGGGGTTCCGCCACCAAAATATATGGTATCGAACTTGTGTGTTTTCGAGAAAATTTCAGAAAAATGCTCTATTTCATTTTTTAAACAAGTCAGGTAAAGGGATTTATTATCTTCTTTGATGATGGAATAAAAATCGCAGTAGATACATTTATGGTCACAGAATGGAATGTGGACATAAAGTCCGGCGTTTTTTAGCAAACTAACCAAAAAGTCCTTCGCCTTCGATAAGCTCTTTCGCACTTTTTATGGATGCACTTGTCACCTCGGACCCGCTGATCAGTTTGGCGATCTCATTAATTTTATCTTCAGGTGATAGTTTGTTAATCTGCGTGGAAGTGGAGCCATTCTGTTCGAATTTCTGAACCGAGAAATGGATGTCAGAGTATGCGGCGATCTGTGGCAGGTGTGTGATGGCAATAATTTGATGAAACTGCGAAAGCGATTTAAGTGCAATACCAACTTTTTGGGCAATGCGTCCACTGATTCCCGTATCAATTTCATCGAAAACGAGCACGGGTATCCGATCCATTCCGGCAAGAACCGATTTAAGGGAAAGCATGACCCTGGAAACTTCACCCCCCGAAGCAACTTTTACCAGCGGCTTCGGGTGTTCCCCTGCGTTTGTGGAGATATAAAATTCCACTTTGTCAATTCCGTTTTCATCGAATTTTACTGCCTTACCGTCGTTCACAATAAAACTTCCATCTTTTGGACCCGGCTCTTCATGTGCTATATTTACAACGAAATTGCCACTCTTTATTCCGAGTTCTGAAAGTTTGGCAACTATCCCTTCAGAAAGTGCCCCTGTTGCCAAAGCTCTTTTCTCCGAAAGTTCTTTTGCAATATTTCCACAGACCTCTCTCTGTTCAGCGATCAGTCTGTTAACACCGGCAAGATGATCTGAAAAATTGTCAGCAAGATCAATCTCCTGGAGTAGCTTTTCACGGGTTTCGATGACTTCTTCCAGACTGCCGCCAAATTTTTTCTTCAGCCGGTTTATGGCAACGAGTCTCTCCCGGCATGCCTCAAGTCTGGAGGGATCGAGATCGATGTTTTTCATATAATCCCGAATCATTTCGGCACTCCCCTGAATGGCAGCAAGTGCCTGCTCGAGATCAGGAACAAGTTCCGCGAAAGAAGCATCAATCCTGCCCAATGACTCCACCTCCTTCCTGGCGGAAAAAACCAGATCATAGGAAGACGGTTCACCTTCATACAATTTAGCAAAAGCTGAGGATGTGAGGGTTAAAATCTTCTCGGCGTTCTCTAAAATATTGAGCTCTTTTTCGAGATCGACATCTTCGCCCGGTTGAGGTGAAACAGAATCAATTTCCCGAAGACGAAATGCATAAAACTCCCTTTTCTCTTTCAACTCTTCTTTTTTGGTTTCTATTTCCCTCTGTTCGGAAAGAAGTTTTTGGAGTTTGAGGGCTTCGGCAGAAAATGTATCCCGAAGTGAAGAAGTCTTTGCAAAGCTGTCGAGATATCCGATGTGATTGTCGGGGTGAAGTATCGCCTGATGTTCGTGCTGACCGTGAAGATCCACAAGGCAATCGCCAATCTCTTTCAGAGTGTTGATGCTTACTGGAGTATCATTGACAAAAGCGCGACTGCTTCCTTTCAGCGAGACTTCCCGTCTGATAATTATTTCGGTCGAGGGTTCAATTTCATTTTCAGTCAGGATCTGTTCAATACGGTCTGCAGAATTTTTGCCGGGTCTGAAAACCCCTTCAACGAAAGCTTTTTGCGATCCCGTCCTCACTGATTCGACATACGCTCTGCCTCCAAGAACCAGGCCGAGTGCATCAAGCATAATCGATTTACCGGCACCTGTCTCACCCGTAATGATATTGAGACCGGGACCGAATTCTATCGTGACTTCTTTTATGAGAGCGTAATCTTTGATGTAGAGTGAGGTGAGCATTTTTTACTTTTTAACCGCTAAACCAAGAATTTAACAGATCAACAAAAAGCATATAAGAATAAATTAAGGAGGAATCCTTGATCATTCTTATATGCTTCTGTTTCTTCACACTTTTTCCGGGTCCTTTTGGGAAAAACGAATTAACTGTCGTAGTAGGATGACAGTTCATGTCCCAAATATTTGAGGATAGATCCGATTACCCCAAGATCATCCATGTATCCGAAAAGGGGAACCAGATCGGGAATGGCATCAATTGGAGTAATAAAATAGATCAGCCCTACCACAACGATAGCTTTCCTGTACCATGAGACACGGGAATCAAGCATGTAGTTGTAGAGAGCAATAATATCACGAACAAAGGATATTTTGGTTCCGGATTCTTCAAGCTTCTGCCAGATATTGGCATCGACATACTGAGCCTGCTTCTCGTATTCCTCTTCGCTCTCGATATAATCGAAATCAAAATCTCCCTCACCGTTCCCGTTATCCTTCAGCCCCCCGTCCATGGGGACATCATGAAAGTCGAGGTGCTCTTCGCCCAAGTGATCCACGGTTTTGTCTTTTGTTTCTTCCATGACAACCTCTCTATTTTTTCTTTTCCGGTGTGTAATGTTTTTCGAACCAGTCGTAAACAGTCAGCCACCAGAGTCTTGAGTTTTGTGGTTTTGCAACAAAATGAGTTTCGTCGGGGTAATATAAAAATTTACTTTCAATTCCCAAGCGTTGAAGTGAAGTAAATAACTGAAAAGCCTGTTCTTCGGGCACTCTGAAGTCTTTTGCACCGTGTACTACGAGCACGGGAGTCTTGCAGTTGTGTATGAAACGATGGGGTGACCATTTTTCATACTCTTTTCTCTTCTCCCACGGTGTGCCACCGAACTCCCATTCAGGGAACCATAACTGCTCGGTCGTTCCGAACATGCTCTCGAGATTGAAAACTCCGGCATGCGAAACAAGTGCTTTAAATCTGTCGGTATGGCCCGCAATCCAGTTTATCATATAACCACCGTAAGATGCTCCGGCAGCAAAAGTATTGTTCTTGTCGAGGTACTTAAAATTTTTAATTGCGTAATCATAGACATTCATCAGGTCGGTGTAGACTTTCCCTCCCCAGTCCTTCGAAATCTCATCAGTGAATTTTTGTCCGTAGCCGATACTTCCTCTCGGGTTGGGGGCAATGACAACATATCCGCCTGCTGCAAACATCTGAAGGTTCCAGCGATAGTGGAAATCATCATTCCAGTGCCCCTGTGGACCACCGTGGATCAGGAATACGAGAGGGTATTTCTTTGAAGGATCAAAACCCGCAGGTTTCACCAGGATCGACTGAACCGAAGTACCACCCGCACCTTTTGTCGTGAAAGTTTCGATATCATTCATGTCGAGTTGATTCAAAACCTGCTGATTCACATACGAAATTCTCATCATTCCGCTTCCATCCACATTGGCGGAATAGATTTCATGTGGCATCGTGGAAGCCTGTTTTCTGAAAAAGAATTTCGTGCCGTTTGCCGCCAGATTAACGTCGGTTATGTTACTTCCCTTAATGATTGTTGTTAGCTTTTGTGTTGCAACATCTACACTGTAAATCTGATTGTAAACTTCGAAAGGAGCGATGAAATAGATTGTTTTACTGTCGGGTGACCAGATCAGATTTTCTGCTGTCAGATCAAATTTGGCAGAGATATCTGTCAAACTCCCTTTTGCTCTGTCGAAAATTATGATTCGTTTTTTATCAGCTTCAAATCCTTTTCTCTCCATCGATGTAAAGGCAATGTATTTTCCATCGGGCGAGTAAACAGGCTCACAATCATTTCCTTCGCTTTTGGAAATCTTCACATGCTTTGGAGTTCCACCCTTCAACACTTCTGTGAGATTGACTGTCCAAATGTCATTGTTGGTGCTTGTCGCAAGGAATTTATCCTTGTTGGCAGTGAAAACAGCTTCTTTGCCGTCAGGTGAGAAATTAAAATCATTCTCCGAGCCGAGAGCAACCGGTGGCACATCATAACCGGCATCGGGTGTAAGATCATACGCTTTTTTCGAGGCGATATCAAACAAATAAAGAAGACTTCTCTTGTCACCTCTCCACCTGTTGAAGTCACGATAATACAGTTCGGTAAACACAGAAGCTTTTACTTTGCTCTCTTCTTCTTTTTTGTCCCGGGTCTCATTGCACTCGTTTCCCAGTCCGCATGAAGGATAAACCGAGGAAGTGAAGAGTATATATTTTCCGTCATCAGAAAACTTAAAGGAATTCACTCCAGTGTAATAGCTTGTCAGAGCCTCTTCCCCCGTTCCGTCTGTATTGCAGAGATAAATCTGATCATCGAACAAGTAGGCGAGTTTATTCAAAGCAGGTACAAAAACTGGCGAACCTTCATTTTTTTCGCTTGTTTTAATCCCTTTTCTACCGGAACCGTCTGAATTAATAGTGCTGATGTTGCTGTTTCCCTTGTTTAGTTCCATGCTGTAAACAGATGAGGCATAGAATATTTTGCTTCCATCGGGTGAAACAGTTATTTTGTTTATTCTCTCCATCGACCAAAGATCATCGATGGTAATTAACCTTTTCTGCTGT containing:
- the recN gene encoding DNA repair protein RecN, with protein sequence MLTSLYIKDYALIKEVTIEFGPGLNIITGETGAGKSIMLDALGLVLGGRAYVESVRTGSQKAFVEGVFRPGKNSADRIEQILTENEIEPSTEIIIRREVSLKGSSRAFVNDTPVSINTLKEIGDCLVDLHGQHEHQAILHPDNHIGYLDSFAKTSSLRDTFSAEALKLQKLLSEQREIETKKEELKEKREFYAFRLREIDSVSPQPGEDVDLEKELNILENAEKILTLTSSAFAKLYEGEPSSYDLVFSARKEVESLGRIDASFAELVPDLEQALAAIQGSAEMIRDYMKNIDLDPSRLEACRERLVAINRLKKKFGGSLEEVIETREKLLQEIDLADNFSDHLAGVNRLIAEQREVCGNIAKELSEKRALATGALSEGIVAKLSELGIKSGNFVVNIAHEEPGPKDGSFIVNDGKAVKFDENGIDKVEFYISTNAGEHPKPLVKVASGGEVSRVMLSLKSVLAGMDRIPVLVFDEIDTGISGRIAQKVGIALKSLSQFHQIIAITHLPQIAAYSDIHFSVQKFEQNGSTSTQINKLSPEDKINEIAKLISGSEVTSASIKSAKELIEGEGLFG
- a CDS encoding DUF1232 domain-containing protein encodes the protein MEETKDKTVDHLGEEHLDFHDVPMDGGLKDNGNGEGDFDFDYIESEEEYEKQAQYVDANIWQKLEESGTKISFVRDIIALYNYMLDSRVSWYRKAIVVVGLIYFITPIDAIPDLVPLFGYMDDLGVIGSILKYLGHELSSYYDS
- a CDS encoding S9 family peptidase, whose protein sequence is MPQQKRLITIDDLWSMERINKITVSPDGSKIFYASSVYSMELNKGNSNISTINSDGSGRKGIKTSEKNEGSPVFVPALNKLAYLFDDQIYLCNTDGTGEEALTSYYTGVNSFKFSDDGKYILFTSSVYPSCGLGNECNETRDKKEEESKVKASVFTELYYRDFNRWRGDKRSLLYLFDIASKKAYDLTPDAGYDVPPVALGSENDFNFSPDGKEAVFTANKDKFLATSTNNDIWTVNLTEVLKGGTPKHVKISKSEGNDCEPVYSPDGKYIAFTSMERKGFEADKKRIIIFDRAKGSLTDISAKFDLTAENLIWSPDSKTIYFIAPFEVYNQIYSVDVATQKLTTIIKGSNITDVNLAANGTKFFFRKQASTMPHEIYSANVDGSGMMRISYVNQQVLNQLDMNDIETFTTKGAGGTSVQSILVKPAGFDPSKKYPLVFLIHGGPQGHWNDDFHYRWNLQMFAAGGYVVIAPNPRGSIGYGQKFTDEISKDWGGKVYTDLMNVYDYAIKNFKYLDKNNTFAAGASYGGYMINWIAGHTDRFKALVSHAGVFNLESMFGTTEQLWFPEWEFGGTPWEKRKEYEKWSPHRFIHNCKTPVLVVHGAKDFRVPEEQAFQLFTSLQRLGIESKFLYYPDETHFVAKPQNSRLWWLTVYDWFEKHYTPEKKK